In one window of Microbacterium sp. PM5 DNA:
- a CDS encoding homoserine O-acetyltransferase: MDWQTSEDTVPSAPITEADARLLRGRPPATGAWRDGDPAGDRRFAAFGAFTTEGGRELPGIRLAYETWGELSPARDNAVLVLHALTGDSHVRGAAGPGHPTAGWWDDIVGPGAPIDTDRWFVVAPNMLGGCQGSTGPSSIAPDGYEWAGRFPYLTIRDQVAAQVRLADALGVDVWAAVVGGSMGGMHALEWGVGQPERVARLAVLSSPPTTTADQIALNGVQLEAIQIDPRFADGEYYDAPDGEGPHRGLALARRMALLNYRSPTELNQRFQRSWQSGKSPLGHGGRFAVESYLDFHGNKFTRRFDANTYITLVEAMNSHDVGRDRGGVEDALARVTATTLVLGTDSDRLFPIDGQHRIARGIRSTIDDGAVVLSSDFGHDGFLIETAAVGAHLRRLLQS; encoded by the coding sequence ATGGACTGGCAGACCTCCGAAGACACGGTGCCGAGCGCACCGATCACGGAGGCCGACGCGCGCCTGCTGCGCGGCCGCCCGCCGGCGACGGGCGCCTGGCGCGACGGCGATCCCGCCGGCGACCGCCGCTTCGCCGCGTTCGGCGCCTTCACGACCGAGGGCGGTCGGGAGCTTCCCGGCATCCGCCTGGCCTACGAGACCTGGGGCGAGCTGTCGCCCGCCCGTGACAACGCGGTGCTCGTGCTTCATGCCCTCACCGGCGACAGTCACGTGCGCGGCGCCGCGGGACCCGGTCATCCCACCGCGGGCTGGTGGGACGACATCGTGGGCCCGGGCGCCCCCATCGACACCGACCGCTGGTTCGTCGTCGCCCCGAACATGCTCGGCGGATGCCAGGGCTCGACGGGGCCGTCGTCGATCGCCCCCGACGGGTACGAATGGGCGGGACGCTTTCCGTACCTGACCATCCGCGACCAGGTCGCCGCCCAGGTGCGCCTTGCGGATGCGCTCGGCGTCGACGTATGGGCCGCGGTCGTCGGCGGCTCGATGGGCGGCATGCACGCGCTCGAGTGGGGTGTGGGTCAGCCCGAGCGCGTCGCGCGGCTCGCCGTACTCTCCTCTCCGCCGACGACGACGGCCGACCAGATCGCGCTCAACGGCGTGCAGCTGGAAGCCATCCAGATCGATCCGCGCTTCGCCGACGGCGAGTACTACGACGCTCCCGACGGCGAGGGACCGCACCGCGGCCTCGCGCTCGCCCGCCGCATGGCCCTGCTGAACTACCGGAGCCCCACCGAACTCAACCAGCGCTTCCAGCGCTCGTGGCAGTCGGGAAAGAGCCCGCTCGGTCACGGGGGCCGCTTCGCCGTGGAAAGCTATCTCGACTTCCACGGCAACAAGTTCACGCGCCGCTTCGACGCGAACACCTACATCACGCTGGTCGAGGCCATGAACTCCCACGACGTGGGACGCGACCGTGGCGGGGTCGAGGATGCCCTCGCGCGCGTCACCGCGACGACGCTCGTGCTCGGCACCGATAGCGACCGCCTCTTCCCGATCGATGGACAGCACCGCATCGCGCGCGGCATCCGCTCGACGATCGACGACGGCGCGGTCGTGCTCTCCAGCGACTTCGGCCACGACGGCTTCCTCATCGAGACGGCCGCCGTCGGAGCGCACCTGCGCCGCTTGCTGCAGAGCTGA
- a CDS encoding MFS transporter yields MISSTPSRGAAVWALLSLAIGSFGIGMTEFVVMGLLPNISADLLPATWASSPEDAVAQAGWLITLYALGVVIGAPTIAGVVAKYPRHRVMLALAAALTLGNALTLLAPTFELVGASRVLAGLPHGAYFGIGALVAADVMGPGNRAKGVAFVLTGLTVANVVGVPFGTFLGQRFGWRIAFLVVALIFALAAVMIALTVPAHAGDPGRTLRAELRALRIGQVWLTLGVGAIGFGGFFAAYSYVASIVTDVAGAPAAVVPVILIVMGIGMTIGNLVGGHLADRDLKRTMLAGLGALIVVQVLLALTAGALIALGLFIFLVGFVSSVLSPSIQTRLMDVAGDNQSIAAALNHSALNIGNATGAFLGGVVIAAGFGFVAPVWVGALLAASGLVLALVSFGIESRSARATAAAA; encoded by the coding sequence GTGATCTCCTCGACCCCGTCGAGGGGTGCGGCGGTGTGGGCGCTCCTCTCCCTCGCCATCGGCTCGTTCGGCATCGGCATGACCGAGTTCGTCGTCATGGGCCTGCTCCCGAACATCTCCGCCGACCTGCTGCCGGCGACGTGGGCCTCCTCTCCTGAGGACGCCGTCGCGCAGGCGGGGTGGCTCATCACCCTCTACGCGCTCGGCGTCGTCATCGGCGCGCCGACGATCGCGGGCGTCGTGGCGAAGTATCCACGCCACCGTGTGATGCTGGCGCTGGCGGCGGCTCTGACGCTCGGCAACGCGCTGACGCTGCTGGCTCCGACCTTCGAGCTGGTCGGGGCATCCCGCGTGCTGGCCGGGCTGCCGCACGGCGCATACTTCGGTATCGGCGCCCTTGTCGCCGCCGACGTCATGGGGCCGGGAAACCGCGCCAAGGGCGTCGCCTTCGTGCTCACGGGCCTCACGGTCGCCAACGTCGTCGGTGTGCCGTTCGGCACCTTCCTCGGCCAGCGCTTCGGGTGGCGGATCGCATTCCTCGTCGTCGCCCTCATCTTCGCCCTCGCCGCAGTGATGATCGCGCTGACCGTGCCGGCCCATGCCGGCGATCCCGGACGGACGCTCCGCGCCGAGCTGCGCGCGCTGCGGATCGGCCAGGTATGGCTGACCCTGGGGGTCGGTGCGATCGGGTTCGGCGGGTTCTTCGCGGCCTACAGCTACGTCGCCTCGATCGTCACCGATGTCGCGGGAGCTCCCGCCGCGGTGGTGCCGGTGATCCTCATCGTCATGGGCATCGGTATGACGATCGGAAATCTCGTCGGCGGCCACCTTGCCGATCGCGACCTGAAACGCACGATGCTGGCGGGCCTCGGCGCTCTCATCGTGGTGCAGGTGCTCCTCGCCCTCACTGCGGGCGCGCTGATCGCGCTCGGGCTGTTCATCTTCTTGGTCGGCTTCGTGTCGTCGGTGTTGAGCCCGTCGATTCAGACACGGCTGATGGACGTCGCGGGCGACAACCAGTCCATCGCCGCGGCGCTGAACCACTCCGCGCTGAACATCGGCAACGCCACTGGCGCGTTCCTCGGTGGCGTGGTGATCGCGGCCGGCTTCGGCTTCGTCGCACCGGTCTGGGTGGGAGCCCTGCTCGCGGCATCGGGTCTCGTGCTCGCCCTCGTGAGCTTCGGGATCGAGTCGCGCTCCGCGCGAGCCACCGCCGCGGCGGCGTGA